The proteins below come from a single Myxocyprinus asiaticus isolate MX2 ecotype Aquarium Trade chromosome 28, UBuf_Myxa_2, whole genome shotgun sequence genomic window:
- the LOC127418632 gene encoding gastrula zinc finger protein XlCGF7.1-like isoform X2 has product MEVREEREELKEVEEEQHDFITGEKSLSGSKTEDNFSPKKPQRTAKKAFTCSQCGKCFTCKSNLNKHMRVHTGEKPYTCHQCGKSFAYATSLKSHLFCHSGEKSFECDQCGKTFVLAQYLKQHLKTHTNEKPYKCSFCGKSFTRVSYLKQHQKIHTGVVAHMCFECGKIFTTASSLKLHQRIHTGEKPYKCTHCEKSFTLSQHLKTHERIHTGEKPYKCSHCEKSFTLSQHLKTHERIHTGEKPFKCSHCGKSFTRSQTLKTHKRIHTGEKPYHSWPEIHL; this is encoded by the coding sequence atggaagtgagagAAGAACGTGAAGAGCTGAAGGAAGTGGAGGAGGAACAGCATGATTtcataactggagaaaaatctttaaGTGGCTCAAAGACAGAAGACAATTTCTCACCTAAAAAGCCTCAAAGAACAGCCAAGAAAGCTTTCACCTGCTCTCAATGTGGAAAATGTTTCACATGTAAAAGCAATCTTAATAAACACAtgagagttcatactggagagaagccttacacatgccatcagtgtgggaagagttttgcATATGCAACCAGTCTCAAGAGTCATCTCTTTTGTCACTCTGGAGAAAAGTCATTTGaatgtgatcagtgtggtaaaacatttgttctGGCACAGTACCTAAAACAACATCTGAAAACTCACACAAATGAAaagccttacaagtgttctttttgtggaaagagttttacacgtGTGTCCTATTTGAAACAACATCAGAAAATACATACCGGTGTGGTGgctcatatgtgctttgaatgtggaaAGATCTTTACTACAGCGAGCAGCTTGAAACTgcaccaaagaattcatactggagagaaaccatacaagtgtacacactgtgaaaagagtttcactctgtcacaacacctgaaaacacatgagagaattcatactggagaaaaaccatacaagtgctcacactgtgaaaagagtttcactctgtcacaacacctgaaaacacatgagagaattcatactggagaaaaaccattcaagtgctcacactgtggaaagagtttcactcggtcacaaaccctgaaaacacacaagagaattcatactggagaaaaaccttaccaCTCATGGCCTGAAATTCATCTCTGA
- the LOC127418632 gene encoding gastrula zinc finger protein XlCGF7.1-like isoform X1 codes for MKMMMFLQVWHSRLTSSIVELMEVREEREELKEVEEEQHDFITGEKSLSGSKTEDNFSPKKPQRTAKKAFTCSQCGKCFTCKSNLNKHMRVHTGEKPYTCHQCGKSFAYATSLKSHLFCHSGEKSFECDQCGKTFVLAQYLKQHLKTHTNEKPYKCSFCGKSFTRVSYLKQHQKIHTGVVAHMCFECGKIFTTASSLKLHQRIHTGEKPYKCTHCEKSFTLSQHLKTHERIHTGEKPYKCSHCEKSFTLSQHLKTHERIHTGEKPFKCSHCGKSFTRSQTLKTHKRIHTGEKPYHSWPEIHL; via the exons atgaagatgatgatgttcCTTcag GTATGGCATTCCCGGCTGACTTCGAGCATTGTGG agctgatggaagtgagagAAGAACGTGAAGAGCTGAAGGAAGTGGAGGAGGAACAGCATGATTtcataactggagaaaaatctttaaGTGGCTCAAAGACAGAAGACAATTTCTCACCTAAAAAGCCTCAAAGAACAGCCAAGAAAGCTTTCACCTGCTCTCAATGTGGAAAATGTTTCACATGTAAAAGCAATCTTAATAAACACAtgagagttcatactggagagaagccttacacatgccatcagtgtgggaagagttttgcATATGCAACCAGTCTCAAGAGTCATCTCTTTTGTCACTCTGGAGAAAAGTCATTTGaatgtgatcagtgtggtaaaacatttgttctGGCACAGTACCTAAAACAACATCTGAAAACTCACACAAATGAAaagccttacaagtgttctttttgtggaaagagttttacacgtGTGTCCTATTTGAAACAACATCAGAAAATACATACCGGTGTGGTGgctcatatgtgctttgaatgtggaaAGATCTTTACTACAGCGAGCAGCTTGAAACTgcaccaaagaattcatactggagagaaaccatacaagtgtacacactgtgaaaagagtttcactctgtcacaacacctgaaaacacatgagagaattcatactggagaaaaaccatacaagtgctcacactgtgaaaagagtttcactctgtcacaacacctgaaaacacatgagagaattcatactggagaaaaaccattcaagtgctcacactgtggaaagagtttcactcggtcacaaaccctgaaaacacacaagagaattcatactggagaaaaaccttaccaCTCATGGCCTGAAATTCATCTCTGA